Proteins from a genomic interval of Quercus robur chromosome 9, dhQueRobu3.1, whole genome shotgun sequence:
- the LOC126699415 gene encoding TMV resistance protein N-like isoform X1 — translation MAFLAIENASSSSSVPSSSTPGCKYEYDVFLSFRGTDTRNNFTDHLYYRLKQEGIFTFRDDERLEQGTKINSGLLRAIDESKIAVVVLSKQYASSSWCLIELAKIVECMDKKKLTVLPVFHYVDPSDVRNQRGSFAEAFAKHENQFKDKIDDVKTWRAALTEVANLSGWHLEDEPESTVIEKIIQRINNELDREVPSVSEHLVGMESRMQEMLDLCLGERLDYVLFIGICGIGGVGKTTLAREIYNKIFRDFEASCFIDNIREESENHRLVSLQKQLLSKILMSTQQNITNVYEGINVLRKRVRNKKVLIVLDDVNGEEQLKALAGKDEWFGRGSIIIVTSRDRHLLKGHGVKHIFEAEELNDNEALELFSWKAFKKPHPEENYVDLSKHFVEYADGLPLALEVLGSLLFGKRIDEWKSALEKIKKELDDKIFNVLKISFDGLTKMQQDLFLDIACFFKEANKDGIIDILQSFGFCPGYSIGFLVERSLITIGEYGTLCMHDLLQEMGQEIVCREELGRRSRLWRYEDVLRVLKNNIGTKFVEGIVLKTPTIKKEHLSVEAFSKMKNLRFLKIGCVQPPQDLISGPIQLPQGLNYLSDELRVLDWHGYPLKSLPTSFQPNKLVELRMQCSDIKQLWKGIMILNELKLIDLSNSQNLIEIPDLSGAPNLKQLFLDGCTRLSNIHPSLGNLKQLILLHMRGCRCLNSLPPMINLEALETFDLSGCSKLKKFPYIVENMPRLQRLDLSETAIKDLSLLVIHSTGLIELDLRDCKNLSSLPIAICSLMSLKTLNLSGCSNLDELPENLGKIEGLEVLNLSGTAITGLPSSLVHLKNLKRLSLSGCAGLSSESFNNLKRFHLMQPRRSPDPMGMLKRSLIGLCSLTELDLSYCNVQTIPNVLGCLSSLESLNLTGNNFVCLPESIIQLSNLRRLFMGGCTHLRMLPKLPLNIKFIDATSCTSLEILSLRPEYDFQPEFWLLNCDKLIKNQGYSDLFSTMLRRFIINAQVHGKEGRQACVVEHLGSEIPKWFSHQNVGASVNLQVPSDLSCNKLMGIAVCAVFVFRQHHPLHQLHIQDYGNMIGTHYLGYSIGGFTRPSLILSEEFGKIESSQIWLEYETSTNFGTRWKEILNQVDTNGFSQIEVKFEPEGPGLEVTKCGAHLVFERDIEDLINQTKARPSRCIITPYDEDGFEDLEKIPKLSYLVENLIGKGLDLVEKLPLMTNHHT, via the exons ATGGCTTTTCTGGCCATAGAAAAcgcctcctcctcctcatctgttccttcttcttctactcctgGATGCAAATACGAATACGATGTATTTCTCAGTTTCAGAGGCACCGACACCCGCAACAATTTCACAGACCATCTATACTATAGGTTGAAGCAAGAAGGGATATTCACATTTAGGGACGATGAGAGGCTCGAGCAAGGAACAAAGATTAACTCGGGGCTCCTGAGAGCAATAGATGAATCGAAAATCGCTGTTGTCGTTCTATCCAAACAATACGCTTCGTCGAGTTGGTGTTTGATCGAGCTAGCAAAGATTGTTGAGTGTATGGACAAGAAGAAACTGACAGTCCTTCCTGTGTTCCATTATGTGGATCCTAGTGATGTCAGGAATCAGAGAGGGTCTTTCGCGGAAGCTTTTGCAAAACATGAAAATCAATTCAAAGATAAGATTGATGATGTGAAGACTTGGAGAGCAGCCTTGACAGAAGTTGCCAATCTCTCTGGATGGCATCTGGAGGATGA GCCTGAATCAACAGTTATCGAAAAAATCATTCAGAGGATAAATAATGAGTTGGATCGTGAAGTCCCTAGTGTTTCTGAGCACCTTGTTGGAATGGAATCTCGCATGCAGGAAATGCTGGATTTATGTTTGGGTGAAAGGTTAGATTATGTCCTTTTTATTGGGATTTGTGGTATAGGTGGAGTTGGTAAAACAACTCTTGCTCgagaaatttataataaaatttttcgtGACTTTGAAGCTAGCTGCTTTATTGATAATATTAGAGAAGAATCTGAAAATCATCGTCTAGTTTCTTTACAGAAACAACTTCTTTCTAAAATCCTCATGAGTACCCAACAAAATATAACGAATGTTTATGAGGGAATCAATGTTCTAAGGAAGCGAGTCCGCAATAAAAAGGTTCTTattgttcttgatgatgtgAATGGAGAAGAACAACTAAAAGCATTAGCTGGGAAAGATGAATGGTTTGGTAGAGGGAGTATAATCATTGTAACTAGTAGAGATAGGCATTTGTTGAAAGGGCATGGAGTGAAACATATATTTGAAGCTGAAGAGTTGAATGACAATGAAGCTTTGGAACTTTTTAGTTGGAAGGCTTTCAAGAAACCTCATCCCGAAGAAAATTATGTGGATTTGTCTAAGCATTTTGTGGAGTATGCTGACGGCCTTCCCTTAGCTCTTGAAGTTCTAGGTTCTTTGTTATTTGGAAAAAGAATAGATGAATGGAAAAGTGccctagaaaaaattaaaaaggaattggatgacaaaatttttaatgttcttaaaataagttttgatgggCTAACAAAAATGCAACAAGACTTATTTTTggatattgcatgtttttttaaagaagcGAACAAGGATGGCATAATAGATATACTTCAAAGCTTTGGTTTCTGTCCAGGCTACAGTATTGGTTTTCTTGTAGAAAGATCTCTCATAACCATTGGTGAATATGGAACTTTGTGTATGCATGATTTGCTACAAGAAATGGGTCAAGAAATTGTTTGTCGTGAAGAGCTTGGTAGACGTAGCAGGTTATGGCGTTATGAGGATGTCCTACGtgtattgaaaaataatatt GGAACAAAGTTTGTTGAAGGTATAGTTTTAAAGACACCTACAATTAAAAAGGAACACTTGAGTGTTGAAGCCTTCTCAAAGATGAAAAATTTGAGATTCCTTAAAATTGGTTGTGTGCAACCTCCACAAGACCTCATTAGTGGTCCAATCCAACTTCCACAAGGCCTTAATTATCTTTCTGATGAGTTACGTGTACTAGATTGGCATGGATATCCTTTAAAATCCTTGCCAACTagttttcaaccaaacaaacttGTTGAATTGAGAATGCAATGCAGTGACATCAAACAACTATGGAAAGGAATTATG attttaaatgagttaaaaCTCATTGACCTCAGTAATTCTCAAAACTTGATTGAGATCCCAGACCTTAGTGGAGCCCCAAATCTTAAGCAGTTGTTTCTTGATGGTTGTACAAGATTGTCTAACATTCATCCATCTCTTGGAAATCTCAAACAACTTATTCTATTACATATGCGTGGTTGTAGATGCCTCAATAGTCTTCCTCCCATGATCAACTTGGAAGCTCTTGAGACTTTCGATCTTAGTGGTTGTTCAAAACTGAAGAAATTTCCATATATTGTGGAAAATATGCCACGTTTGCAGAGACTTGATTTGAGTGAGACTGCTATAAAAGATCTATCATTATTAGTGATACACTCCACTGGCCTTATAGAATTGGATCTAAGAGATTGCAAAAACCTTTCAAGTCTCCCTATTGCAATTTGTAGTTTGATGTCTCTAAAAACTCTCAATTTATCTGGCTGCTCAAATCTTGATGAATTGCCAGAAAATTTGGGGAAAATCGAAGGTTTGGAGGTGTTAAACTTGAGTGGGACTGCTATAACAGGCCTACCTTCATCCCTTGTTCacttaaaaaatctcaaaagaTTATCTCTCTCCGGATGCGCGGGGCTATCATCTGAATCATTTAATAATCTCAAGAGGTTTCATTTAATGCAACCTAGAAGAAGTCCAGATCCCATGGGCATGCTAAAGCGTTCTTTAATAGGCTTATGCTCTTTGACCGAACTTGATCTAAGTTATTGCAATGTTCAGACAATTCCTAATGTTCTTGGGTGCTTGTCATCTTTAGAAAGTTTAAATCTAACgggaaataattttgtttgccTTCCTGAAAGTATCATTCAACTATCTAATTTGAGAAGGCTTTTTATGGGTGGTTGCACTCATCTTCGAATGTTGCCCAAGCTTCCATTAAATATTAAGTTTATTGATGCAACATCGTGTACCTCACTGGAAATATTATCATTAAGACCAGAATACGATTTTCAGCCGGAATTTTGGCTTCTCAATTGCGACAAATTGATCAAGAATCAGGGCTATAGTGACCTATTTTCAACAATGCTAAGACGTTTTATCATTAATGcccag GTTCACGGTAAGGAAGGCAGACAAGCATGCGTTGTCGAGCATCTTGGAAGTGAAATTCCGAAATGGTTTAGCCACCAAAATGTGGGGGCTTCAGTGAATCTGCAAGTGCCCTCAGATTTATCATGTAACAAATTGATGGGAATAGCCGTGTGCGCTGTTTTTGTATTCCGCCAGCATCATCCACTTCACCAACTTCATATTCAAGATTATGGAAATATGATAGGTACACATTATCTTGGGTATTCCATTGGTGGATTTACAAGACCGAGCCTTATTTTATCCGAGGAATTTGGTAAGATTGAATCGTCTCAGATTTGGCTGGAATATGAAACCTCTACAAACTTTGGAACGAGGTGGAAAGAAATATTGAATCAAGTCGACACTAACGGATTCAGCCAGATTGAAGTTAAATTTGAACCCGAAGGTCCAGGATTGGAGGTTACAAAATGCGGGGCCCATCTGGTATTCGAGCGAGACATTGAAGACCTAATAAACCAAACTAAGGCTAGGCCTAGCAGGTGCATCATCACTCCTTACGATGAGGATGGTTTTGAGGATTTAGAAAAGATACCAAAATTAAGCTACCTAGTGGAGAATCTGATAGGGAAGGGGCTGGACCTAGTGGAGAAGCTACCTCTAATGACGAACCACCACACCTAA
- the LOC126699415 gene encoding disease resistance-like protein DSC1 isoform X2, with product MGKKKLIVLPVFHDVDPSDVRKLRGTFEDGFEKHLIDDTENVQTWKDAVTVVAGISGWDLWDEPESTVIEKIIQRINNELDREVPSVSEHLVGMESRMQEMLDLCLGERLDYVLFIGICGIGGVGKTTLAREIYNKIFRDFEASCFIDNIREESENHRLVSLQKQLLSKILMSTQQNITNVYEGINVLRKRVRNKKVLIVLDDVNGEEQLKALAGKDEWFGRGSIIIVTSRDRHLLKGHGVKHIFEAEELNDNEALELFSWKAFKKPHPEENYVDLSKHFVEYADGLPLALEVLGSLLFGKRIDEWKSALEKIKKELDDKIFNVLKISFDGLTKMQQDLFLDIACFFKEANKDGIIDILQSFGFCPGYSIGFLVERSLITIGEYGTLCMHDLLQEMGQEIVCREELGRRSRLWRYEDVLRVLKNNIGTKFVEGIVLKTPTIKKEHLSVEAFSKMKNLRFLKIGCVQPPQDLISGPIQLPQGLNYLSDELRVLDWHGYPLKSLPTSFQPNKLVELRMQCSDIKQLWKGIMILNELKLIDLSNSQNLIEIPDLSGAPNLKQLFLDGCTRLSNIHPSLGNLKQLILLHMRGCRCLNSLPPMINLEALETFDLSGCSKLKKFPYIVENMPRLQRLDLSETAIKDLSLLVIHSTGLIELDLRDCKNLSSLPIAICSLMSLKTLNLSGCSNLDELPENLGKIEGLEVLNLSGTAITGLPSSLVHLKNLKRLSLSGCAGLSSESFNNLKRFHLMQPRRSPDPMGMLKRSLIGLCSLTELDLSYCNVQTIPNVLGCLSSLESLNLTGNNFVCLPESIIQLSNLRRLFMGGCTHLRMLPKLPLNIKFIDATSCTSLEILSLRPEYDFQPEFWLLNCDKLIKNQGYSDLFSTMLRRFIINAQVHGKEGRQACVVEHLGSEIPKWFSHQNVGASVNLQVPSDLSCNKLMGIAVCAVFVFRQHHPLHQLHIQDYGNMIGTHYLGYSIGGFTRPSLILSEEFGKIESSQIWLEYETSTNFGTRWKEILNQVDTNGFSQIEVKFEPEGPGLEVTKCGAHLVFERDIEDLINQTKARPSRCIITPYDEDGFEDLEKIPKLSYLVENLIGKGLDLVEKLPLMTNHHT from the exons ATGGGCAAGAAGAAGCTGATAGTTCTGCCTGTTTTCCATGATGTGGATCCTAGTGATGTGCGCAAACTGAGAGGGACTTTTGAGGATGGCTTTGAAAAACATCTCATTGATGACACTGAGAATGTGCAAACTTGGAAAGATGCTGTGACGGTAGTTGCTGGTATCTCTGGATGGGATTTATGGGATGA GCCTGAATCAACAGTTATCGAAAAAATCATTCAGAGGATAAATAATGAGTTGGATCGTGAAGTCCCTAGTGTTTCTGAGCACCTTGTTGGAATGGAATCTCGCATGCAGGAAATGCTGGATTTATGTTTGGGTGAAAGGTTAGATTATGTCCTTTTTATTGGGATTTGTGGTATAGGTGGAGTTGGTAAAACAACTCTTGCTCgagaaatttataataaaatttttcgtGACTTTGAAGCTAGCTGCTTTATTGATAATATTAGAGAAGAATCTGAAAATCATCGTCTAGTTTCTTTACAGAAACAACTTCTTTCTAAAATCCTCATGAGTACCCAACAAAATATAACGAATGTTTATGAGGGAATCAATGTTCTAAGGAAGCGAGTCCGCAATAAAAAGGTTCTTattgttcttgatgatgtgAATGGAGAAGAACAACTAAAAGCATTAGCTGGGAAAGATGAATGGTTTGGTAGAGGGAGTATAATCATTGTAACTAGTAGAGATAGGCATTTGTTGAAAGGGCATGGAGTGAAACATATATTTGAAGCTGAAGAGTTGAATGACAATGAAGCTTTGGAACTTTTTAGTTGGAAGGCTTTCAAGAAACCTCATCCCGAAGAAAATTATGTGGATTTGTCTAAGCATTTTGTGGAGTATGCTGACGGCCTTCCCTTAGCTCTTGAAGTTCTAGGTTCTTTGTTATTTGGAAAAAGAATAGATGAATGGAAAAGTGccctagaaaaaattaaaaaggaattggatgacaaaatttttaatgttcttaaaataagttttgatgggCTAACAAAAATGCAACAAGACTTATTTTTggatattgcatgtttttttaaagaagcGAACAAGGATGGCATAATAGATATACTTCAAAGCTTTGGTTTCTGTCCAGGCTACAGTATTGGTTTTCTTGTAGAAAGATCTCTCATAACCATTGGTGAATATGGAACTTTGTGTATGCATGATTTGCTACAAGAAATGGGTCAAGAAATTGTTTGTCGTGAAGAGCTTGGTAGACGTAGCAGGTTATGGCGTTATGAGGATGTCCTACGtgtattgaaaaataatatt GGAACAAAGTTTGTTGAAGGTATAGTTTTAAAGACACCTACAATTAAAAAGGAACACTTGAGTGTTGAAGCCTTCTCAAAGATGAAAAATTTGAGATTCCTTAAAATTGGTTGTGTGCAACCTCCACAAGACCTCATTAGTGGTCCAATCCAACTTCCACAAGGCCTTAATTATCTTTCTGATGAGTTACGTGTACTAGATTGGCATGGATATCCTTTAAAATCCTTGCCAACTagttttcaaccaaacaaacttGTTGAATTGAGAATGCAATGCAGTGACATCAAACAACTATGGAAAGGAATTATG attttaaatgagttaaaaCTCATTGACCTCAGTAATTCTCAAAACTTGATTGAGATCCCAGACCTTAGTGGAGCCCCAAATCTTAAGCAGTTGTTTCTTGATGGTTGTACAAGATTGTCTAACATTCATCCATCTCTTGGAAATCTCAAACAACTTATTCTATTACATATGCGTGGTTGTAGATGCCTCAATAGTCTTCCTCCCATGATCAACTTGGAAGCTCTTGAGACTTTCGATCTTAGTGGTTGTTCAAAACTGAAGAAATTTCCATATATTGTGGAAAATATGCCACGTTTGCAGAGACTTGATTTGAGTGAGACTGCTATAAAAGATCTATCATTATTAGTGATACACTCCACTGGCCTTATAGAATTGGATCTAAGAGATTGCAAAAACCTTTCAAGTCTCCCTATTGCAATTTGTAGTTTGATGTCTCTAAAAACTCTCAATTTATCTGGCTGCTCAAATCTTGATGAATTGCCAGAAAATTTGGGGAAAATCGAAGGTTTGGAGGTGTTAAACTTGAGTGGGACTGCTATAACAGGCCTACCTTCATCCCTTGTTCacttaaaaaatctcaaaagaTTATCTCTCTCCGGATGCGCGGGGCTATCATCTGAATCATTTAATAATCTCAAGAGGTTTCATTTAATGCAACCTAGAAGAAGTCCAGATCCCATGGGCATGCTAAAGCGTTCTTTAATAGGCTTATGCTCTTTGACCGAACTTGATCTAAGTTATTGCAATGTTCAGACAATTCCTAATGTTCTTGGGTGCTTGTCATCTTTAGAAAGTTTAAATCTAACgggaaataattttgtttgccTTCCTGAAAGTATCATTCAACTATCTAATTTGAGAAGGCTTTTTATGGGTGGTTGCACTCATCTTCGAATGTTGCCCAAGCTTCCATTAAATATTAAGTTTATTGATGCAACATCGTGTACCTCACTGGAAATATTATCATTAAGACCAGAATACGATTTTCAGCCGGAATTTTGGCTTCTCAATTGCGACAAATTGATCAAGAATCAGGGCTATAGTGACCTATTTTCAACAATGCTAAGACGTTTTATCATTAATGcccag GTTCACGGTAAGGAAGGCAGACAAGCATGCGTTGTCGAGCATCTTGGAAGTGAAATTCCGAAATGGTTTAGCCACCAAAATGTGGGGGCTTCAGTGAATCTGCAAGTGCCCTCAGATTTATCATGTAACAAATTGATGGGAATAGCCGTGTGCGCTGTTTTTGTATTCCGCCAGCATCATCCACTTCACCAACTTCATATTCAAGATTATGGAAATATGATAGGTACACATTATCTTGGGTATTCCATTGGTGGATTTACAAGACCGAGCCTTATTTTATCCGAGGAATTTGGTAAGATTGAATCGTCTCAGATTTGGCTGGAATATGAAACCTCTACAAACTTTGGAACGAGGTGGAAAGAAATATTGAATCAAGTCGACACTAACGGATTCAGCCAGATTGAAGTTAAATTTGAACCCGAAGGTCCAGGATTGGAGGTTACAAAATGCGGGGCCCATCTGGTATTCGAGCGAGACATTGAAGACCTAATAAACCAAACTAAGGCTAGGCCTAGCAGGTGCATCATCACTCCTTACGATGAGGATGGTTTTGAGGATTTAGAAAAGATACCAAAATTAAGCTACCTAGTGGAGAATCTGATAGGGAAGGGGCTGGACCTAGTGGAGAAGCTACCTCTAATGACGAACCACCACACCTAA